The following proteins are co-located in the Helicoverpa armigera isolate CAAS_96S chromosome 23, ASM3070526v1, whole genome shotgun sequence genome:
- the LOC110376271 gene encoding location of vulva defective 1-like has product MPYNEQWYLDRYTKEPTEPTEAKEHTPRSDEDTEPVTTVSDTTVTTASSKDTEPVTPVTATTVTTATSKDTEPVTPVTATTVTTASSKDTEPVTTVSATTVTTASSKDTEPVTTVSPTTVTTASSKDTEPVTTVSATTVTTASSKDTEPVTTVSQPEGLRTRSDKDAIERARFLRHILKNMNFGLLNSN; this is encoded by the coding sequence ATGCCTTATAATGAACAATGGTACCTCGATCGTTATACCAAAGAACCAACAGAGCCTACAGAAGCTAAAGAACATACACCACGCAGCGACGAAGATACTGAACCCGTGACAACAGTATCAGATACTACGGTTACTACAGCCAGCAGCAAAGATACTGAACCCGTGACACCAGTAACAGCTACTACGGTTACTACAGCCACCAGCAAAGATACTGAACCCGTGACACCAGTAACAGCTACTACGGTTACTACAGCCAGCAGCAAAGATACTGAACCCGTTACAACAGTATCAGCTACTACGGTTACTACAGCCAGCAGCAAAGATACTGAACCCGTGACAACAGTATCACCTACTACGGTTACTACAGCCAGCAGCAAAGATACTGAACCCGTTACAACAGTATCAGCTACTACGGTTACTACAGCCAGCAGCAAAGATACTGAACCCGTGACAACAGTATCACAACCTGAGGGTCTGCGAACACGAAGCGACAAAGATGCAATAGAACGTGCAAGGTTTCTGCGTCATAtccttaaaaatatgaattttggcCTGCTTAATTCGAATTGA